A portion of the Rhodanobacter sp. AS-Z3 genome contains these proteins:
- a CDS encoding PAS domain-containing sensor histidine kinase has product MKTGFLDGGGEIGALMRAYPWAQSIPGAVERWPDSLRTVVSLMLNSPFPMFLLWGDQRICLYNDGYIPILGKRHPAALATPFQHVWPEIWNEISPLIDRAYAGESTFFENLPLLIERNGFQEQAFFTFSYSPLRGPHGGVDGMFCACSETTAQLHAEVALRNNEARWRGLFENMQEGFFVAQAIRDAHNAIVDFRLSEVNPAFEIQAGLASSTAPGRTLREVFPMVPEELIRACAQVVESGEPSQFEIALGHANGRWYEVRVRLADNGEHIVVLFLDISARKQNEVALRRSEDGFRGLAQAMPNHAWTARVDGSLDWFNDRVYDYAGMGYDELVGDRWGSIVHPDDLSQAAAGWVQAVAEGSPYQVEFRLRRADGAYRWHIARAMPIHGEHGRIERWVGTNTDIEDQKRAAELLEFRIAERSRELEAVNEELRQSQKMEAVGQLTGGIAHDFNNLLTGVIGGLDMMQTRLSQNRREDAERCAGLAMQSAQRAAALTHRLLAFSRRQPLEPRVICVNDLVESMRELIDRTLGPDLQLQVTATDASWPTRCDHNQLENTLLNLVINARDAMPAGGLLTIATGNSEVPPAALAQDDPAAGDYVCLEVSDNGSGMTPEVLAHVFEPFYTTKPLGQGTGLGLSMVYGFARQSGGFVRIESERGVGTTVRIYLPRCHAAVTEPVLQVEPAPLSGTTARHVLVVDDEAHVRELVMTLLHDQGHHGLQAADGPAGLQLVRALEHPLDLLITDVGLPGLNGRELALQARALRPALKVLFITGYASDATFDADPEAGIELLNKPFTMADLARRIERLTQVA; this is encoded by the coding sequence ATGAAGACGGGTTTTCTCGACGGTGGCGGCGAAATCGGCGCGCTGATGCGCGCGTATCCATGGGCGCAATCCATCCCTGGCGCGGTCGAGCGGTGGCCCGACTCGCTGCGCACCGTCGTCAGCCTGATGCTGAACTCGCCGTTCCCGATGTTCCTGTTGTGGGGCGACCAGCGCATCTGCCTGTACAACGACGGCTATATACCGATTCTGGGCAAGCGCCATCCCGCGGCGCTGGCTACTCCCTTCCAGCACGTCTGGCCGGAAATATGGAACGAGATCAGCCCGCTGATCGACCGTGCCTACGCTGGCGAGTCCACTTTTTTCGAGAACCTGCCGTTGCTGATCGAGCGCAATGGCTTTCAGGAGCAGGCGTTTTTTACCTTCTCTTACTCGCCGCTGCGCGGCCCGCATGGTGGTGTCGACGGCATGTTCTGCGCCTGCAGCGAAACCACTGCACAGCTGCATGCCGAAGTTGCCCTGCGCAACAATGAAGCACGCTGGCGCGGCCTGTTCGAGAACATGCAGGAAGGCTTTTTTGTGGCACAGGCCATCCGCGACGCGCACAACGCGATCGTTGATTTCCGTTTGTCCGAGGTCAATCCCGCCTTCGAGATCCAGGCCGGGTTGGCATCCAGCACAGCGCCTGGACGCACCCTTCGCGAAGTGTTCCCGATGGTGCCGGAGGAACTGATCCGCGCCTGTGCGCAAGTGGTGGAAAGCGGTGAGCCGAGTCAGTTCGAGATTGCCCTGGGTCATGCCAATGGCCGTTGGTACGAAGTGCGCGTGCGCCTGGCCGATAACGGTGAGCACATCGTCGTGCTGTTTCTCGACATCTCTGCCCGCAAGCAAAACGAAGTAGCCCTGCGCCGCAGCGAGGACGGATTTCGGGGCTTGGCGCAAGCGATGCCCAATCATGCCTGGACGGCCCGGGTGGATGGTTCGCTGGACTGGTTCAACGACCGCGTCTACGACTATGCCGGAATGGGCTACGACGAATTGGTCGGGGACCGCTGGGGCAGCATCGTGCACCCCGATGACTTGTCGCAGGCTGCTGCCGGCTGGGTCCAGGCGGTGGCCGAAGGAAGCCCCTACCAGGTCGAGTTTCGCCTGCGCCGTGCGGATGGTGCCTACCGCTGGCATATTGCACGGGCGATGCCGATTCATGGCGAGCACGGCCGCATTGAACGCTGGGTTGGCACCAACACCGATATCGAGGACCAGAAGCGCGCCGCCGAGTTGCTGGAATTCCGCATTGCCGAGCGCAGCCGCGAACTGGAAGCGGTCAACGAAGAATTGCGCCAGTCACAGAAGATGGAGGCGGTGGGCCAACTCACCGGCGGCATTGCGCACGACTTCAACAACCTGCTGACCGGCGTGATCGGCGGGCTGGACATGATGCAAACCCGTTTGTCGCAGAACCGCCGCGAAGATGCCGAGCGCTGCGCCGGGCTGGCCATGCAGTCGGCACAGCGCGCGGCCGCGCTGACTCACCGCTTGCTTGCATTCTCGCGGCGGCAACCACTGGAGCCGCGGGTGATCTGCGTGAACGATCTGGTGGAGTCCATGCGTGAGTTGATTGACCGCACGCTGGGCCCCGACCTGCAGCTTCAAGTCACCGCAACGGACGCGTCCTGGCCCACCCGTTGCGACCACAACCAGCTGGAAAACACGTTGCTGAATCTGGTCATCAACGCTCGGGACGCGATGCCCGCGGGTGGACTGTTGACCATTGCCACCGGCAACAGCGAGGTGCCCCCGGCGGCGCTGGCCCAGGACGATCCGGCTGCCGGCGACTATGTCTGTCTTGAAGTCAGCGACAACGGCAGCGGCATGACGCCCGAGGTTCTTGCCCACGTGTTCGAGCCGTTCTACACCACCAAGCCGCTCGGTCAGGGCACCGGGCTGGGCTTGTCGATGGTCTATGGTTTTGCGCGGCAGTCGGGCGGGTTCGTGCGGATCGAAAGCGAACGCGGTGTCGGTACCACCGTGCGAATCTATCTGCCGCGCTGCCATGCGGCAGTCACCGAACCGGTGCTCCAAGTCGAGCCGGCGCCACTGTCAGGAACCACGGCGCGTCATGTGTTGGTGGTGGATGACGAAGCCCACGTGCGCGAACTGGTGATGACCCTGCTGCACGACCAGGGGCATCACGGCCTGCAGGCGGCGGACGGGCCTGCGGGTCTGCAGCTGGTCCGCGCGCTGGAGCATCCGCTGGACCTGCTGATTACCGACGTGGGTCTGCCCGGCTTGAATGGCCGTGAACTGGCCTTGCAGGCGCGTGCCTTGCGCCCCGCACTCAAGGTGCTGTTCATCACCGGCTATGCCAGCGACGCGACCTTCGACGCTGACCCTGAAGCCGGTATCGAACTGCTCAACAAGCCGTTCACCATGGCCGATCTGGCCCGCCGTATCGAACGCCTCACCCAAGTGGCCTGA
- a CDS encoding response regulator, with protein sequence MSITTAKRVLVVEDDPVVAMLVEDIVRDMGYDVSVNLTLEHASVELEVGEIDAVLLDMQLRGENSRPVLLDLLARKIPFLILSGSDQSALTNEFPGLRVLPKPFGKIELEKAVRDLLG encoded by the coding sequence GTGTCAATAACCACCGCCAAGCGGGTCTTGGTCGTCGAAGACGATCCGGTCGTGGCCATGCTGGTCGAAGACATTGTGCGTGATATGGGCTACGACGTTTCGGTGAATCTCACCCTTGAGCACGCCAGCGTCGAGCTGGAAGTGGGCGAGATCGACGCCGTGTTGCTGGACATGCAACTGCGCGGTGAGAATTCCCGCCCGGTGCTGCTCGACCTGCTGGCGCGCAAGATTCCGTTCCTCATTCTGTCCGGTTCCGACCAGAGTGCGTTGACGAACGAGTTTCCCGGCCTTCGTGTCCTGCCCAAGCCGTTCGGCAAGATCGAACTTGAAAAGGCGGTGCGCGATTTGCTGGGTTGA
- a CDS encoding AAA family ATPase — protein sequence MSELQDLTTLVRAATPLLVIETVDEQRVIECFRHVIAQALRPLWRWTLTDGLTRLDFAQSEGDIAPDATATLDAIRAQSEPGIYLMFDFHSLLRYAMSLRQLREIVQRQRSSAHTIVLVGAKVELPEELEALALRVPLSLPDLKELAGILRAEAVAWQREQNRKVEVDNDAARTIVRNLLGLSAPDARRIVRKLIYADGALGASDLPVLMQSKFDLLNRSGLLHYEYATASFADIAGVSRVREWVQRRRAVFLAAVPDPALDPPRGVLLLGVQGCGKSLASKAIAGGFGVPLVRLDFGTLYNKYQGETEKNLREALASTELLSPCVLWIDEIEKGLAGGGDDGGVSRRVLGYLLTWMAERKSKVFVVATANAVQELPAELLRKGRFDEIFFVDLPAATVREQIFAMHLARRKLDSAQFDLPALAAASEGFSGAEIEQTIVSALYDAAGSGAPPDQATLMNALQQTRPLSVLMREQVEALRTWAQGRCVAAD from the coding sequence ATGAGCGAATTGCAGGATCTCACCACGCTGGTGCGCGCGGCCACGCCATTGCTGGTGATCGAGACGGTGGACGAGCAGCGCGTGATCGAGTGCTTTCGCCACGTAATCGCCCAGGCGCTGCGTCCGCTGTGGCGCTGGACGCTGACCGACGGCCTGACCCGGCTGGACTTCGCCCAGAGCGAAGGCGACATCGCACCCGACGCCACCGCCACGCTGGACGCAATCCGCGCGCAGAGCGAGCCGGGCATCTACCTGATGTTCGATTTCCACAGCCTGCTGCGCTATGCGATGAGCCTGCGCCAGTTGCGTGAAATCGTGCAACGCCAGCGCTCCTCCGCACATACCATCGTGCTGGTCGGTGCCAAGGTGGAGTTGCCCGAAGAACTGGAAGCACTGGCTTTGCGCGTGCCGCTGTCACTGCCCGATCTGAAGGAACTGGCCGGCATTCTGCGCGCCGAGGCGGTCGCCTGGCAGCGCGAACAGAATCGCAAGGTGGAAGTGGACAACGACGCGGCGCGCACCATCGTGCGCAACCTGCTGGGCCTGTCCGCCCCGGACGCCCGGCGCATCGTGCGCAAGCTGATCTACGCCGACGGCGCACTCGGCGCGAGCGACTTGCCGGTGTTGATGCAGTCCAAGTTCGACTTGCTCAACCGCTCCGGCCTGCTGCATTACGAATACGCCACCGCCAGCTTCGCCGACATCGCCGGCGTCAGTCGGGTGCGCGAATGGGTGCAACGACGGCGCGCGGTGTTTCTCGCCGCGGTGCCCGATCCGGCACTGGACCCGCCGCGAGGCGTGCTGCTGCTCGGCGTGCAGGGCTGCGGCAAGAGTCTCGCGTCGAAAGCGATCGCCGGTGGCTTTGGCGTGCCGCTGGTGCGGCTTGATTTCGGCACGCTGTACAACAAGTACCAGGGCGAAACCGAAAAAAACCTGCGTGAGGCGCTGGCCAGCACCGAGCTGTTGTCGCCCTGCGTGCTGTGGATCGACGAGATCGAGAAAGGCCTGGCCGGCGGTGGCGATGATGGCGGCGTGTCGCGTCGCGTACTTGGCTACTTGCTGACCTGGATGGCCGAACGCAAGTCCAAGGTGTTCGTGGTGGCTACCGCCAACGCGGTGCAGGAATTGCCGGCCGAGCTGCTGCGCAAGGGCCGCTTCGACGAGATTTTCTTCGTCGACCTGCCCGCCGCCACGGTACGCGAGCAGATCTTCGCGATGCATCTGGCCCGGCGCAAACTCGACTCCGCCCAGTTCGACCTGCCCGCGTTGGCCGCCGCCAGCGAGGGCTTTTCCGGGGCGGAAATCGAGCAGACCATCGTCAGTGCGCTGTACGACGCGGCCGGCAGTGGCGCACCACCGGATCAGGCGACGCTGATGAATGCCTTGCAGCAGACCCGGCCACTCTCCGTGCTGATGCGCGAACAGGTCGAAGCACTCAGAACCTGGGCGCAGGGGCGTTGCGTGGCGGCGGACTGA
- a CDS encoding PQQ-dependent sugar dehydrogenase — MRLLLPLLLLVSSLPALAAPKLDQLVLPKGFHVALFSDQVPNAREMAVGTNGTVFVGSTDAGKVYALTDSNGDGVADRVRVIASGLQLPMGVAFHQGDLYVSAVSRIVVLRDIEHHLDAPPTPELVTDKLPTETHHGGKFLAFGPDGKLYVPIGAPCNICDPAPDHGKLIRMNPDGSGWEDVAHGIRNTVGFDWQPGTGHLWFTDNGRDLLGDDIPSDELNAITQAGQHFGYPYCHQGDLLDPDFGKGQTCKAFVPPVLKLGAHVASLGMRFYSGKQFPASYHGAILVAEHGSWNRTQKSGYRVMTVRVNGSKLVSYQPLLTGFMQHEKAWGRPADVQPLPDGSVLVSDDLAGAVYRITYQP; from the coding sequence ATGCGCCTGTTGCTGCCGTTGTTGCTGCTCGTTTCGTCGCTGCCCGCACTGGCGGCGCCGAAGCTCGACCAATTAGTGTTGCCGAAAGGCTTTCATGTCGCGCTGTTTTCCGACCAGGTGCCGAACGCGCGTGAAATGGCGGTGGGTACCAACGGCACGGTCTTCGTCGGTTCCACCGACGCCGGCAAGGTTTACGCACTGACCGACAGCAACGGTGATGGCGTGGCTGACCGGGTGCGCGTGATCGCCAGTGGCCTGCAGTTGCCGATGGGCGTGGCGTTTCATCAGGGCGATCTATACGTCTCGGCGGTGAGCCGGATCGTGGTGCTGCGCGATATCGAACATCATCTTGACGCCCCGCCTACGCCAGAACTGGTCACCGACAAGCTGCCGACCGAAACCCATCATGGCGGCAAGTTTCTCGCCTTCGGACCGGACGGCAAGTTGTATGTGCCGATCGGCGCACCCTGCAATATCTGCGATCCGGCGCCGGACCACGGCAAGCTGATCCGCATGAATCCTGACGGCAGCGGGTGGGAAGATGTGGCCCACGGCATTCGCAACACGGTCGGCTTCGACTGGCAGCCCGGTACCGGCCACTTGTGGTTCACCGACAACGGCCGCGACCTGCTCGGCGACGATATTCCCAGCGATGAATTGAACGCGATCACTCAGGCGGGTCAGCACTTCGGCTATCCGTATTGTCATCAAGGCGATCTGCTTGATCCCGACTTCGGCAAGGGCCAGACCTGCAAGGCATTCGTGCCGCCGGTGCTGAAGCTGGGCGCGCACGTGGCCTCGCTGGGTATGCGTTTCTACAGCGGCAAGCAGTTTCCGGCCAGCTATCACGGCGCCATTCTGGTCGCCGAGCACGGTTCGTGGAACCGCACGCAGAAGTCTGGCTACCGCGTGATGACGGTGCGCGTGAACGGCAGCAAGCTGGTGTCCTACCAGCCGCTGCTCACCGGGTTCATGCAGCACGAAAAGGCCTGGGGTCGTCCAGCCGATGTGCAGCCGCTGCCCGACGGCAGCGTGCTGGTCAGCGATGACCTGGCCGGCGCGGTCTACCGGATCACCTACCAGCCGTAG
- a CDS encoding YbhB/YbcL family Raf kinase inhibitor-like protein, whose protein sequence is MQLRSDSFASGQPIPAEFAFGKPGAPVALSDNHSPQLAWTSAPSATRSFALTCIDPDVPSRGDDVNQPGRTVPADLPRVEFVHWLMANIRAEYSELSAGACSDEITPRGKREPFGPPGSVQGVNDYTGWFSGDPEMAGEYLGYDGPCPPWNDALLHHYHFTVYALDVATLPLVHGFSLADLRAAMAGHVLEQAELIGTYTLNPHVVS, encoded by the coding sequence ATGCAACTACGCAGCGACAGTTTTGCCAGTGGCCAACCGATCCCCGCCGAATTCGCCTTCGGCAAACCCGGCGCTCCGGTGGCCTTGTCGGATAACCACAGCCCGCAGCTGGCGTGGACCAGCGCGCCGTCGGCCACCCGTTCGTTCGCGCTCACCTGCATCGATCCCGACGTGCCCAGCCGCGGCGACGACGTGAACCAGCCCGGTCGCACCGTACCGGCGGACCTCCCACGCGTGGAGTTCGTGCATTGGCTGATGGCGAATATTCGCGCTGAGTACAGTGAGCTCTCCGCCGGCGCGTGCAGCGACGAAATCACCCCGCGCGGCAAGCGCGAGCCGTTCGGTCCGCCGGGCAGTGTGCAGGGGGTCAACGACTACACCGGATGGTTCAGCGGTGATCCGGAAATGGCCGGCGAATACCTCGGTTACGACGGCCCGTGTCCGCCGTGGAACGATGCCTTGCTGCACCATTACCACTTCACCGTGTACGCGCTGGACGTGGCTACGCTGCCGTTGGTGCACGGTTTTTCATTGGCTGATCTGCGGGCCGCGATGGCCGGTCATGTACTGGAACAGGCCGAGTTGATCGGCACGTACACGCTCAATCCGCACGTGGTGAGTTGA
- a CDS encoding DUF1328 domain-containing protein, protein MLHYALVFLVIAIIAAVLGFGGIAGAAAGIAKILFVIFLILAIIAFFRRAS, encoded by the coding sequence ATGCTTCACTACGCCCTGGTTTTTCTGGTCATCGCCATCATCGCCGCCGTGCTTGGTTTCGGCGGCATCGCCGGCGCTGCGGCCGGTATCGCCAAGATCCTGTTCGTGATCTTTTTGATTCTGGCGATCATCGCTTTCTTCCGCCGCGCCAGTTGA
- a CDS encoding ABC transporter ATP-binding protein produces the protein MHGEGASTHAAAAPDSAPPPSGLLAELGQFGRAFRRLFGAQLGLLAAELGLARSAVSWMLLAALAATVAGVGLGLTLLALVGVMLVAWWGSWFLALLGLAVLQLLFLVAAIVLFRRCMHWMSLPATRSEWGAMMRETLHRPDPGPAVQPDPQDGKPDERV, from the coding sequence ATGCACGGTGAGGGCGCATCGACTCACGCAGCGGCGGCGCCGGATTCGGCGCCGCCGCCGTCCGGTCTGCTGGCCGAGCTGGGCCAGTTCGGTCGTGCCTTCCGCCGACTGTTCGGTGCGCAACTCGGCTTGCTTGCCGCCGAGTTGGGCCTGGCGCGCAGCGCGGTGTCGTGGATGTTGCTGGCCGCGCTGGCCGCTACCGTGGCTGGCGTCGGTCTGGGACTGACCTTGCTCGCGCTGGTTGGCGTGATGCTGGTGGCGTGGTGGGGTTCGTGGTTCCTGGCATTGCTGGGGCTGGCCGTGCTGCAGCTGTTGTTCCTTGTCGCTGCCATTGTCTTGTTCCGCCGCTGCATGCACTGGATGAGTCTGCCCGCCACGCGCAGTGAATGGGGTGCGATGATGCGTGAAACGCTGCACCGGCCCGATCCAGGTCCTGCCGTGCAGCCTGACCCGCAGGACGGAAAGCCCGATGAACGTGTTTGA
- a CDS encoding AI-2E family transporter, protein MTATEVLPEPAAGTSIASGEQALAIDAAAAAESAESTAAPAAAAMRPRNPLIGLRRHLRAIRMVFNALLLLALLYTITIGKALLIPLVLAAFIGLALNPIVAFGIRLRIPRWFTAFVLMVGLIAGIGTGVGLLAQPAIGWFHGAPAAIKSFVPKLRSVTKPLEAANRATQTLVSGTSRAQVPQATPVSITAWDVVSTAPKVLAAVLSVMLLVFFFLIYGDTMLRRLVEITPSFAYKRHAVTIVRGIQTEISRYLLTALLINASLGAITAGMLWLYKVPDPLLWGSVAMFANFIPYVGAFVTTTLLAVVCMLYASDANLEVFLPALTFAGITAVEGNLVTPLIQGASMRLSPIAILLWLLVWGWLWGIPGALLAVPMLTCTKLICERVRGWEWFAVIVSR, encoded by the coding sequence ATGACCGCGACGGAAGTTTTACCGGAGCCCGCCGCCGGCACGTCCATCGCATCCGGCGAACAGGCTTTGGCCATCGACGCAGCCGCAGCGGCGGAGTCCGCCGAATCCACCGCCGCGCCTGCTGCAGCGGCAATGCGTCCGCGCAATCCGCTGATTGGCCTGCGGCGGCATCTGCGCGCCATTCGCATGGTGTTTAACGCACTGTTGCTGCTGGCTCTGCTCTACACCATCACCATCGGCAAAGCCTTGCTGATTCCGCTGGTGCTGGCGGCATTCATCGGCCTGGCGCTGAACCCGATCGTTGCGTTTGGCATCCGCTTGCGTATTCCGCGCTGGTTTACCGCGTTCGTCCTGATGGTCGGTCTGATCGCCGGCATCGGCACCGGCGTCGGGCTGCTGGCGCAGCCGGCGATCGGCTGGTTTCATGGTGCACCCGCCGCGATCAAGAGCTTCGTGCCCAAGCTGCGCAGCGTGACCAAACCGCTGGAAGCAGCCAATCGCGCCACCCAGACCCTGGTCAGTGGCACCAGCCGCGCCCAGGTGCCCCAGGCTACGCCGGTATCAATTACCGCCTGGGACGTGGTGTCCACCGCACCGAAGGTGCTCGCCGCCGTGCTGAGCGTGATGCTGCTGGTGTTTTTCTTCCTGATTTACGGCGACACGATGTTGCGACGGCTGGTCGAAATCACCCCCAGCTTCGCCTACAAGCGACACGCCGTGACGATCGTGCGCGGCATCCAGACCGAAATTTCGCGCTACCTGCTCACCGCGTTGCTGATCAACGCCAGCCTTGGCGCGATAACCGCGGGCATGTTGTGGCTGTACAAAGTGCCCGACCCGCTGTTGTGGGGTTCGGTGGCAATGTTTGCGAACTTCATTCCCTACGTCGGCGCCTTCGTCACCACCACCTTGCTCGCCGTGGTGTGCATGCTCTATGCGAGCGATGCGAATCTCGAGGTGTTCCTGCCGGCACTGACGTTCGCCGGTATCACTGCGGTGGAAGGCAACCTGGTCACCCCGTTGATTCAGGGCGCCAGCATGCGTCTGAGCCCGATCGCCATTCTGTTGTGGCTGCTGGTCTGGGGCTGGCTATGGGGCATTCCCGGCGCGCTATTGGCCGTGCCGATGCTGACCTGCACCAAGCTGATCTGCGAACGGGTGCGCGGATGGGAGTGGTTTGCGGTGATCGTGTCGCGGTAG
- a CDS encoding serine hydrolase: MKRLLATLLLATTAVHATPHTTPDLARLTSVEPKIADKTYKDITSILVVQDGKTVYEHYFNGSTVDTLNDVRSASKSITALLVGAAIDRHLISGVKAPVYDFFADHKPADPRLQKTTLEDLLTMSSLWECDDENPFSSGNEERMYVTERWLDFALALPVKGFAPWMAKPADSPFGRAFSYCTAGAFVAGAAVERAAKMPLATFAAQVLERPLGITSVTWNHSPEGIGMGGGGTRYRTRDLAKIGQLVLDGGRWEGKQVISADYIKAMTSPHAQARDDAEYGYFWWHFHFNVDGKDVAAWSMSGNGGNYVLFVPQWRLVAVVTSKAYNQRYAHPQSREIISDYILKATQP; this comes from the coding sequence ATGAAACGTCTATTAGCCACCCTCTTGCTTGCCACCACCGCAGTCCACGCCACTCCCCACACGACCCCGGACCTTGCCCGATTGACCTCGGTCGAGCCAAAGATCGCCGATAAAACCTACAAGGACATCACCAGCATCCTGGTGGTTCAGGACGGCAAGACCGTCTACGAGCACTACTTCAACGGCAGCACCGTTGATACGCTCAACGACGTGCGCTCGGCCAGCAAGAGCATCACAGCGTTGCTGGTGGGCGCGGCGATCGACCGCCATCTCATCAGCGGCGTGAAGGCGCCGGTCTATGACTTCTTTGCTGACCACAAGCCAGCCGATCCGCGGCTGCAGAAAACCACGCTCGAAGATCTGCTGACGATGAGCTCGCTGTGGGAGTGCGACGACGAGAACCCTTTTTCCAGCGGCAACGAGGAGCGCATGTATGTCACCGAGCGCTGGCTGGACTTCGCGCTGGCGCTGCCGGTCAAGGGCTTCGCACCGTGGATGGCCAAGCCTGCGGACAGCCCGTTCGGGCGTGCCTTCTCGTATTGCACCGCCGGTGCGTTCGTCGCCGGGGCGGCCGTGGAACGGGCCGCAAAGATGCCGCTCGCGACGTTCGCGGCGCAGGTGCTGGAACGGCCGCTGGGCATCACCTCGGTAACCTGGAACCACTCGCCGGAGGGCATCGGCATGGGTGGCGGCGGCACCCGCTATCGCACCCGCGATCTGGCGAAGATCGGCCAGCTGGTGCTCGATGGCGGACGCTGGGAAGGCAAGCAGGTGATCTCGGCCGACTACATCAAGGCGATGACCAGTCCGCACGCCCAGGCCCGCGATGACGCCGAGTACGGCTATTTCTGGTGGCATTTCCATTTCAATGTCGACGGCAAGGACGTGGCGGCCTGGTCGATGTCCGGCAATGGCGGCAATTACGTGCTATTTGTGCCGCAGTGGCGACTGGTCGCGGTGGTAACCAGCAAAGCCTACAACCAGCGTTACGCCCATCCGCAGTCGCGCGAAATCATCAGCGACTACATCCTCAAGGCTACCCAGCCCTAG
- a CDS encoding winged helix-turn-helix domain-containing protein translates to MTQVRLLDLIVDTAGQQVTRDDARLDVAGLNFHLLACLIAHGDAVVDIDTLMADVWAPAVVNEETVTQRVKLLRQALGDDSRQPRYIRSVRGKGYQLCRAPVPIAASRNARGRWFAAAAVVVIAGVIMWMTWPKAAVTPDLRSPLVRRAAYYAAIGQSENNERAISLYQQALQANPDDGDALLGLSRASSARACLFNGSRADTDQGHALARRVLEREPSNAAAWSALAYAQDCSGRIDDAIASYERAIALNASDNASRASVAYLYQEKGRLADALRMNLQLSGDASRVRFRDTQIARELELLGFVANAQARLSRIFQLDPDNVFANIAWPRCLYLQGRYDDAQLALEASLARHTPHVDLYVMQGELALQRHDRAGAAAAFRSASKLRPEATLPQTLAAIYGEPAAPPAWIEQRIAALKADMQAGQPWPGSMLEVALLELARGDKDAAVAAIARAVDAGFPDRAYLQVSPLFEKLAGEAGFERQLARISDEVARQRQQVLTADWKPADLPPPKR, encoded by the coding sequence ATGACCCAGGTTCGCTTGCTCGATCTGATCGTCGACACGGCTGGCCAGCAGGTCACCCGCGACGATGCCCGGCTTGACGTTGCCGGCCTGAACTTTCACTTGCTGGCCTGCCTGATCGCCCACGGCGACGCGGTGGTGGACATCGACACGCTGATGGCCGATGTCTGGGCACCCGCCGTCGTCAACGAAGAGACCGTCACCCAACGAGTGAAGCTGTTGCGGCAGGCGCTCGGCGACGACAGCCGGCAGCCGCGCTACATCCGCTCCGTGCGCGGCAAGGGTTACCAGTTGTGTCGCGCGCCGGTGCCGATCGCGGCATCCCGAAATGCGCGCGGCAGGTGGTTTGCCGCCGCCGCGGTGGTCGTGATTGCCGGGGTCATTATGTGGATGACGTGGCCGAAAGCGGCCGTGACCCCCGACCTGCGCAGCCCGCTGGTGCGTCGTGCCGCCTATTACGCTGCGATCGGCCAGTCCGAAAACAACGAACGGGCCATCTCGCTTTACCAGCAAGCCTTGCAGGCCAATCCCGATGACGGCGACGCCCTGCTTGGCCTCAGCCGTGCATCCAGCGCACGCGCCTGTCTGTTCAACGGCAGCCGTGCGGATACCGATCAGGGCCACGCGCTGGCGCGGCGCGTGCTTGAACGCGAGCCGAGCAATGCCGCGGCGTGGTCAGCGCTGGCCTATGCGCAGGATTGCTCCGGACGCATTGACGATGCGATCGCCAGTTACGAACGTGCCATTGCACTGAATGCCTCCGACAATGCCAGTCGCGCCTCGGTCGCTTACCTGTACCAGGAGAAAGGGCGCCTGGCCGACGCCTTGCGCATGAACCTGCAACTGTCGGGTGACGCCTCGCGCGTGCGCTTCCGCGATACGCAGATAGCGCGCGAGCTGGAGCTGCTGGGTTTCGTGGCGAACGCGCAAGCACGACTATCGAGGATCTTCCAGCTCGACCCGGACAATGTGTTCGCCAATATCGCGTGGCCGCGCTGCCTGTATCTGCAGGGACGCTACGACGACGCCCAGCTGGCCCTGGAGGCTTCGCTGGCACGGCATACGCCGCATGTGGATCTGTATGTGATGCAAGGCGAACTGGCGCTGCAGCGCCACGATCGCGCCGGCGCCGCAGCGGCATTCCGCTCCGCGAGCAAACTGCGGCCGGAAGCCACCCTGCCGCAAACGCTGGCAGCCATTTACGGTGAACCCGCGGCGCCGCCGGCGTGGATCGAGCAGCGCATCGCGGCGCTGAAGGCCGACATGCAAGCAGGCCAGCCCTGGCCAGGCAGCATGCTGGAAGTCGCCCTGCTTGAACTCGCACGTGGCGACAAGGATGCCGCCGTCGCGGCGATCGCCCGCGCCGTCGATGCCGGCTTTCCCGATCGCGCCTATCTGCAGGTATCGCCGCTGTTCGAAAAGCTGGCCGGTGAGGCGGGCTTCGAACGACAACTGGCTCGCATCAGCGACGAGGTGGCACGACAGCGGCAGCAGGTACTGACGGCCGACTGGAAGCCCGCCGACCTGCCACCGCCCAAGCGCTAG